A single window of Zea mays cultivar B73 chromosome 10, Zm-B73-REFERENCE-NAM-5.0, whole genome shotgun sequence DNA harbors:
- the LOC100285240 gene encoding Glycine-rich protein 2: MASDRVLGTVKWFNGTKGFGFITPDDGSEDLFVHQSSIKSDGYRSLNDGDAVEYTVGSGNDGRAKALDVTAPGGGPLAGGERPDGGNGGGRGGYGGGDRGYGGGGDRGYGGGGDRGYGGGDRGYGGGGDRGYGGDRGYGGGGGYGGGYGGGGGGGGRGCFKCGEEGHMARDCSQGGGYGGGGGGGRGSECYNCGQEGHISRDCPNKRR; the protein is encoded by the coding sequence ATGGCGTCTGATAGGGTGCTCGGGACTGTGAAGTGGTTCAACGGAACCAAGGGCTTCGGTTTCATCACCCCCGACGACGGTAGCGAGGACCTATTCGTCCACCAGTCCTCCATCAAGTCCGACGGCTACCGCAGTCTTAACGACGGCGATGCCGTCGAATACACCGTCGGCAGCGGCAACGACGGCCGCGCCAAGGCCCTCGATGTCACCGCGCCCGGCGGCGGCCCGCTTGCCGGCGGGGAACGTCCCGACGGCGGCAACGGCGGTGGGCGAGGCGGATACGGCGGCGGCGACCGCGGTTACGGCGGCGGCGGTGACCGCGGCTACGGGGGAGGAGGCGACCGTGGCTACGGCGGCGGCGACCGTGGTTACGGTGGAGGTGGCGACCGCGGCTACGGCGGCGACCGTGGCTACGGGGGAGGCGGCGGCTATGGCGGTGGGTACGGTGGAGGCGGCGGTGGAGGCGGCCGCGGCTGCTTCAAGTGCGGCGAGGAGGGCCACATGGCAAGGGACTGCTCCCAGGGCGGCGGCTACGGagggggaggcggcggcggccgcggcAGCGAGTGCTACAACTGCGGCCAGGAGGGCCACATCTCCCGCGACTGCCCCAACAAAAGGCGTTAG